The following coding sequences lie in one Anguilla rostrata isolate EN2019 chromosome 8, ASM1855537v3, whole genome shotgun sequence genomic window:
- the LOC135260534 gene encoding plasma kallikrein-like produces MKMTRVLLCLVLLWGASLSEGCDLELQKDVDFPGNDILQILSPDALHCQLACTQHHSCLFFSFLRSDWTQNNDQFYCYLKHTDSGKPPTINNRKGITSGYSLKTCKDRKRQTCLSAVYNDVDFWGDNYTSLYVADYEDCQMACTKDLGCQFFAFANQYFPQYRNRCWLKHTRVFPSPPKVQRSNGLTSGFSHTICTSNSTDRNNCRYKLQNNTNFPGYDFEEVASPSPEYCHFLCTIHPRCTFYSYGRDAMVCYLKNTKEERSYTSEEGVISGYPTRFCESSDECVRTSYENIDFPGFDRRSIHVNNAQSCQEACTSDPNCHFYTYTYRGDCYLKQVITVPVPSKVDIRKNMVSGFHLRDC; encoded by the exons ATGAAAATGACCCGGGTTCTGTTGTGCCTAGTTCTTCTCTGGGGAGCATCTCTCAGTGAAG GGTGCGATCTTGAGCTCCAGAAGGACGTGGACTTCCCAGGAAATGACATCCTGCAGATCCTCTCTCCAGATGCGCTCCACTGCCAGCTCGCCTGCACTCAGCACCACTCCTGcctctttttctcatttcttcgATCTGATTGGACCCAGAACAACGA CCAGTTCTACTGCTACCTGAAGCACACGGACTCCGGGAAACCACCCACAATTAATAATAGGAAAGGCATCACTTCTGGCTACTCGCTGAAAACCTGTAAAGATCGCAAGAGACAAA cTTGTCTGTCAGCTGTCTATAACGATGTGGACTTCTGGGGAGATAATTACACGTCACTCTATGTAGCGGACTATGAGGACTGTCAGATGGCTTGCACTAAAGACCTAGGCTGCCAGTTCTTCGCCTTTGCCAACCAATACTTTCCTCAATACAG AAATCGTTGCTGGCTGAAACACACCAGGGTTTTTCCCAGTCCCCCAAAAGTCCAGCGCTCGAACGGACTGACAAGTGGCTTCTCACACACAATTTGTACTAGCAACAGCACGGACAGAAACA ACTGCCGGTACAAGttgcaaaacaacacaaattttCCCGGGTATGACTTTGAGGAGGTTGCTTCACCCTCACCTGAATACTGCCATTTTTTATGCACCATCCATCCACGTTGCACCTTCTATTCATACGGAAG ggATGCGATGGTTTGCTACTTAAAGAACACCAAAGAAGAACGGTCCTATACTTCAGAAGAAGGAGTCATCTCAGGCTACCCAACACGGTTCTGTGAGTCCTCAGACG AATGTGTGAGGACTTCGTATGAAAACATAGACTTTCCAGGGTTCGACAGGCGCTCCATCCACGTGAACAACGCACAGAGCTGCCAAGAAGCCTGCACGTCTGATCCCAACTGCCACTTCTACACCTATACCTACAG AGGGGACTGTTACCTGAAGCAGGTGATCACAGTCCCCGTGCCTTCAAAGGTGGATATCAGGAAGAATATGGTTTCTGGGTTCCACCTGAGAGACTGCTGA